From the genome of Brevibacterium sp. JSBI002, one region includes:
- a CDS encoding alpha/beta hydrolase family esterase: MTCARVHTTITDDQRTDDVINDESHHDHSARGRASIALLTGTAGPATGTGAKAPPMPAAPSAGCGTEQKPGNDEKTISTEDGERSYRINIPRDYDISTPLPLVLGFHGNGSDGAEFQNYTGLPTLPAITVFPDGDRGGGKRSWQGAPYASGADDVAFVADLLDSIESEHCIDLNRVYATGKSNGGGMVSVLACHLRDRFSAFAPVAGAYYPQSTEGCEYSTPTPMLAIHGTGDATMHYEGGHRQGEDYPGVREWIEPWAEASDCATTKERQVGRKGEDVVRTQWTECSKEGDTESRSVGKSGKRSAAVELYSVADGGHVWPGEVVYSGGGYVTKDFSATETVWDFFRSHPGATQGPTQK, encoded by the coding sequence ATGACCTGTGCTAGAGTCCACACCACGATCACCGACGATCAAAGGACTGACGATGTCATCAATGACGAATCGCATCACGACCACTCTGCTCGCGGCCGCGCGAGCATTGCCCTGCTGACAGGCACCGCGGGACCGGCGACGGGCACCGGCGCAAAGGCACCGCCGATGCCGGCCGCCCCATCGGCCGGCTGCGGCACCGAGCAGAAGCCGGGCAACGACGAGAAGACGATCTCTACGGAAGACGGCGAGCGCAGCTACCGCATCAACATCCCGCGCGACTACGACATCTCGACGCCGCTGCCGCTCGTCCTCGGGTTCCACGGCAATGGGTCAGACGGTGCCGAATTCCAGAACTACACGGGACTGCCGACCCTGCCCGCGATCACCGTCTTCCCCGACGGCGACCGGGGTGGCGGCAAACGTTCCTGGCAGGGTGCTCCTTACGCCAGCGGTGCCGATGACGTCGCCTTCGTGGCCGATCTGCTCGATTCGATCGAATCCGAGCACTGCATCGACCTCAATCGGGTCTATGCCACCGGCAAGTCGAACGGCGGCGGCATGGTCTCCGTCCTCGCCTGCCACCTGCGCGATCGCTTCTCCGCGTTCGCTCCCGTCGCCGGTGCCTATTATCCCCAGTCGACAGAGGGCTGCGAATACTCGACGCCCACGCCGATGCTCGCGATCCACGGCACCGGGGACGCCACGATGCACTACGAGGGCGGCCACCGCCAAGGCGAGGACTACCCGGGAGTCCGCGAGTGGATCGAGCCCTGGGCGGAGGCCTCCGACTGCGCGACGACGAAGGAACGCCAGGTCGGACGCAAGGGCGAAGACGTTGTGCGTACCCAGTGGACGGAATGCAGCAAGGAAGGCGATACGGAAAGCCGCTCGGTCGGCAAGTCCGGCAAGAGGTCAGCAGCCGTCGAGCTCTACTCCGTCGCTGACGGCGGTCACGTCTGGCCAGGTGAGGTCGTCTACAGCGGCGGTGGGTACGTCACGAAGGACTTCTCTGCCACGGAAACGGTCTGGGACTTCTTCCGCAGCCACCCGGGAGCAACGCAGGGGCCCACCCAGAAGTGA
- a CDS encoding FadR/GntR family transcriptional regulator, producing MTSTVGLVERLTREIVDTIRTENLQPGQTLPSAKVLAARFEVTVPTVREALRRLEATGSVELKHGSGTYVREAINRRILDNPHYVPVDLAAAIELLDARIAVEPGIAELAATVQAADAVASMESALDNALQVETAVPAGHFHVELARASGNRALHEMLVSLLAIHSRTQQAARTSYDRLRDHDEHADILDAIRRGDGFEASHRTRKHLEAIKAAVLADWTDDTDLANSTVQADAADQAGDADTAEGSQR from the coding sequence ATGACGTCCACCGTCGGACTCGTCGAACGCCTCACTCGCGAAATCGTCGACACCATCCGCACCGAGAACCTCCAGCCCGGGCAGACCCTGCCCTCCGCGAAGGTCCTCGCCGCACGCTTCGAGGTCACCGTGCCCACCGTCCGGGAGGCCCTGCGCCGCCTCGAAGCGACGGGCTCGGTCGAGCTCAAACACGGATCGGGCACCTACGTCCGCGAAGCGATCAACCGCCGCATCCTCGACAACCCGCATTATGTGCCCGTCGATCTCGCGGCGGCCATCGAACTCCTCGATGCGCGCATCGCCGTCGAACCCGGAATCGCCGAGCTCGCAGCGACGGTCCAGGCCGCCGACGCCGTGGCCTCCATGGAGTCCGCGCTCGACAATGCCCTCCAGGTCGAGACCGCGGTCCCGGCCGGTCATTTCCACGTCGAACTCGCTCGCGCTTCGGGCAACCGCGCTCTGCACGAGATGCTCGTGTCCCTGCTGGCCATCCATTCGCGGACCCAGCAGGCGGCGCGCACGAGCTACGACCGACTGCGCGACCACGACGAACACGCGGACATCCTCGATGCGATCCGTCGCGGCGACGGCTTCGAAGCCTCCCACCGCACCCGCAAGCACCTCGAGGCGATCAAGGCCGCCGTCCTCGCGGACTGGACGGACGATACGGACTTGGCAAACAGCACAGTCCAGGCAGACGCCGCGGACCAGGCCGGGGACGCCGACACCGCCGAAGGATCCCAGCGATGA
- a CDS encoding GntR family transcriptional regulator, protein MPIPTDSPALQRSLLRDDVYRSIRDAIVRGQLAPGEQLRDQELGAWLQVSRTPVREALQRLAQAGLVVAEPGRMTRVAPEDPELILAARQIAAELHGLAIDLAFPALDEAALTEMEQANGRLSAALAVGDAEAAIAADDDFHEVALTRSGNPLIPDHLEVVTATLRRAEFLHFESVEGSASPEQHTEIIAAVRAGEHAHAVALTKANWSTIEGDSPQMA, encoded by the coding sequence GTGCCGATCCCCACGGATTCCCCCGCCCTGCAGCGCAGCCTGCTTCGCGATGACGTCTATCGGTCGATCCGCGACGCCATCGTCCGCGGCCAGCTCGCCCCGGGGGAACAGCTGCGCGATCAGGAGCTCGGCGCCTGGCTGCAGGTGTCCAGAACGCCTGTGCGCGAGGCGCTTCAACGGTTGGCGCAGGCCGGACTCGTCGTGGCGGAGCCGGGCCGGATGACGCGCGTGGCCCCAGAGGATCCGGAACTCATCCTCGCGGCCCGGCAGATCGCCGCCGAACTCCACGGTCTGGCGATCGACCTCGCCTTCCCCGCCCTCGATGAGGCGGCACTGACTGAGATGGAGCAGGCGAACGGCCGATTGAGCGCGGCTCTCGCAGTCGGCGACGCCGAGGCGGCGATCGCCGCCGATGACGACTTCCACGAGGTGGCCCTCACTCGATCCGGCAATCCCCTCATTCCCGATCACCTCGAGGTCGTCACCGCCACTCTGCGCCGAGCGGAGTTCCTGCACTTCGAATCGGTGGAGGGATCGGCCTCACCGGAGCAGCACACCGAGATCATCGCCGCCGTCCGTGCCGGTGAACATGCGCATGCCGTCGCACTGACGAAGGCGAACTGGTCAACCATCGAAGGGGATTCGCCGCAGATGGCCTGA
- a CDS encoding 1-aminocyclopropane-1-carboxylate deaminase, which yields MAITDFERHPLTFGPSPVHELPRLSDHLGGARVWAKREDVNSGLAFGGNKTRKLEYIVPDVLASGADTLVSIGGYQSNHTRQVAAVAAHLGLKARLVQERWVDWEDPVNDKVGNIELSRIMGADVRLDSAGFDIGIRSSWENALAEVEESGGKPYPIPAGASEHKFGGLGFANWAYEVAEQEKELGVSFDTIVVCTVTGSTHAGMIAGFAALEAAGGPKRKVIGIDASATIGKTRDQVKRIANNTAALIGLGREITDDDIDIRTGWEGPAYGIPDETTVNAIRTTAQLEGVILDPVYEGKSMAGLLDLVGGGTIGKDSTVLYAHLGGQLALNAYSSIF from the coding sequence ATGGCCATCACCGACTTCGAACGCCACCCACTCACCTTCGGGCCGAGCCCCGTGCACGAGCTCCCGCGACTGAGCGACCACCTCGGCGGGGCCCGTGTCTGGGCCAAACGCGAAGACGTCAACTCCGGACTCGCCTTCGGCGGCAACAAGACCCGCAAGCTCGAATACATCGTTCCCGACGTCCTCGCCTCGGGCGCGGACACGCTCGTGTCCATCGGCGGCTACCAGTCCAACCACACCCGCCAGGTCGCCGCGGTCGCCGCTCACCTGGGGTTGAAGGCGCGCCTCGTGCAGGAACGCTGGGTCGACTGGGAGGACCCGGTCAACGACAAGGTCGGCAACATCGAGCTCTCGCGCATCATGGGCGCCGACGTCCGTCTCGACTCGGCCGGATTCGACATCGGCATCCGTTCGAGCTGGGAGAACGCCCTGGCCGAGGTCGAAGAATCGGGCGGCAAGCCCTACCCGATCCCGGCCGGCGCCTCCGAGCACAAGTTCGGCGGACTCGGCTTCGCGAACTGGGCGTATGAGGTCGCCGAACAGGAGAAGGAACTCGGCGTCTCCTTCGACACCATCGTCGTGTGCACCGTGACCGGCTCGACGCATGCCGGAATGATCGCCGGATTCGCCGCCCTTGAAGCCGCCGGCGGACCGAAGCGCAAGGTCATCGGCATCGATGCATCGGCCACGATCGGGAAGACCCGCGACCAGGTGAAGAGAATCGCGAACAACACCGCCGCACTCATCGGCCTCGGGCGTGAGATCACCGACGACGACATCGATATCCGCACCGGATGGGAAGGCCCGGCCTACGGCATCCCCGACGAGACGACCGTGAACGCGATCCGCACCACCGCCCAGCTCGAAGGCGTCATCCTCGACCCCGTCTACGAGGGCAAGTCGATGGCCGGACTCCTCGACCTCGTCGGAGGCGGCACGATCGGCAAGGATTCCACCGTCCTCTACGCCCACCTCGGCGGACAGCTCGCACTCAACGCCTACTCCTCGATCTTCTGA